A genome region from Campylobacter concisus includes the following:
- a CDS encoding M99 family carboxypeptidase catalytic domain-containing protein, which produces MRKFLLFLLTFTTASLANTLDYALIKKGEPSENTMLLIGGIQGDEPGGFLAASIVATDYNITKGSLWVVPNLNFPSIIERSRGTKGDMNRKFAHVDKNDPDYNSVMKIKDVITDKNVTLILNLHDGSGYYRDKFINKDENPDKWGNTCIIDQSTLPGSKYPELENIASSVKDVLNKHLIDQKHQYHIKNTHTAMGDKEMLKSLTYYAITQNKSAFANEASKNLNAEQRTYYHLIAIEEYMKKAGISFTRPFNLDVKSVKKAIEKEIRLELENSYAISLKNLKPLINFVPLKKGELNYSSPNPLIAVIKENGSFKVQYGNRFVTRLKPQYFEFTKPLEEILLISDGSELALKSGDKFSVKKSFKIKSLKNVRVNVIGYGTKSIDESEQEVTKNSLNKSYSIDKDSKIYRVEFYKNEDGKEKFAGMILAEFK; this is translated from the coding sequence ATGCGTAAATTTTTACTTTTTTTACTAACCTTTACCACTGCTAGTTTAGCTAATACTTTAGACTATGCGCTCATCAAAAAAGGTGAACCAAGCGAAAACACGATGTTGTTAATCGGTGGCATTCAAGGCGATGAGCCGGGTGGCTTTTTGGCAGCCTCTATCGTGGCAACTGACTATAACATCACAAAAGGTTCGCTTTGGGTTGTGCCAAATTTAAATTTCCCAAGCATAATCGAGCGAAGTCGTGGCACAAAAGGCGATATGAATAGAAAATTTGCCCATGTTGATAAAAACGATCCTGATTACAACTCAGTAATGAAGATAAAAGATGTCATCACCGATAAAAACGTCACACTCATCTTAAATTTACACGATGGAAGCGGATATTACAGAGATAAATTTATAAACAAAGATGAAAATCCAGATAAATGGGGCAATACTTGCATCATTGATCAAAGCACACTTCCTGGTTCAAAATACCCAGAGCTTGAAAACATTGCTTCAAGCGTAAAAGACGTGCTAAACAAGCATCTAATAGATCAAAAACACCAGTATCACATCAAAAACACGCACACTGCGATGGGTGATAAAGAGATGCTAAAAAGCCTAACTTACTATGCTATCACGCAAAATAAATCAGCCTTTGCAAACGAAGCTAGTAAAAATTTAAACGCTGAGCAAAGGACTTATTACCATCTAATCGCTATTGAAGAATATATGAAAAAGGCTGGCATTAGCTTTACTAGGCCGTTTAATCTTGATGTTAAAAGCGTAAAAAAGGCGATCGAAAAAGAGATCAGACTCGAGCTTGAAAATTCATACGCGATAAGTCTTAAAAATCTAAAACCTTTAATAAATTTTGTCCCACTTAAAAAAGGTGAGTTAAACTATAGCTCACCAAATCCGCTAATAGCCGTCATAAAAGAAAATGGTAGCTTCAAAGTGCAGTACGGCAACCGCTTTGTTACTAGATTAAAACCACAATATTTTGAGTTTACAAAGCCACTTGAGGAAATTTTACTAATAAGTGACGGCAGCGAGCTTGCATTAAAAAGTGGCGATAAATTTAGCGTGAAAAAGAGCTTTAAAATAAAATCACTCAAAAACGTGCGTGTAAATGTCATAGGATATGGCACAAAAAGTATAGATGAGAGCGAGCAAGAAGTGACTAAAAATAGCCTAAATAAAAGCTACAGCATCGATAAAGACAGCAAAATTTACCGAGTCGAGTTTTATAAAAACGAAGATGGCAAAGAGAAATTTGCTGGCATGATCTTAGCGGAGTTTAAATGA
- the dxr gene encoding 1-deoxy-D-xylulose-5-phosphate reductoisomerase: MVALVVILGSTGSIGKNALNLCEKFGVEVEALSCAKNVDLLNEQILKFKPKFICVGDEKLAKNVKNIEAKNIFFGEAGLLEMLEISSSKKVINALVGFAGLAPSLKTQTLGKRLALANKESLVVGGKFLKTREILPIDSEHFGLKFLLENKTAPKRLIITASGGAFYKKPIKFLKDATPSDALKHPNWDMGAKITIDSATMANKLFEVMEAYWLYGIKEIEAVIEPTSAIHAVVEFIDGSSTMHLSRPDMKLAIAHAMFENVSENIVSHANLLDLKNIKFRKISLKKYPIFSLKDEILANPDLGVVINAANEIGVFSFLEKKCSFLDISRLILGSMKKFRNLKIDSQDEIFEVDKEVRNYAKRMLNAKV, translated from the coding sequence TTGGTCGCTCTCGTGGTAATACTTGGCTCAACTGGCTCAATCGGCAAAAACGCCCTTAATCTTTGCGAAAAATTTGGCGTAGAGGTTGAGGCGTTAAGCTGCGCTAAAAATGTAGATTTACTAAATGAGCAAATTTTAAAATTTAAACCAAAATTTATCTGCGTAGGCGATGAAAAGCTGGCTAAAAATGTAAAAAATATAGAAGCTAAAAATATCTTTTTTGGTGAGGCTGGACTGCTAGAAATGCTTGAAATTTCAAGCTCAAAAAAGGTGATAAACGCCCTTGTAGGCTTTGCCGGCCTTGCCCCTAGTCTAAAGACACAGACTCTTGGAAAAAGACTTGCGCTTGCAAACAAAGAGAGTCTTGTTGTTGGCGGCAAATTTCTAAAAACTAGAGAAATTTTACCAATAGATAGCGAGCATTTTGGGCTTAAATTTCTACTTGAAAACAAAACTGCACCAAAAAGACTCATCATCACAGCAAGTGGCGGCGCATTTTATAAAAAGCCGATCAAATTTCTAAAAGACGCCACGCCAAGTGACGCACTAAAACACCCAAACTGGGATATGGGCGCAAAGATCACGATTGATAGTGCGACGATGGCAAATAAGCTTTTTGAAGTAATGGAGGCTTATTGGCTTTATGGCATCAAGGAGATCGAGGCTGTGATAGAGCCAACTTCTGCGATACACGCCGTAGTTGAATTTATAGATGGCTCAAGCACGATGCACCTCTCGCGACCTGATATGAAGCTAGCTATCGCTCATGCTATGTTTGAAAATGTCAGTGAAAATATTGTCTCACACGCAAATTTACTTGATCTAAAAAATATAAAATTTCGTAAAATCAGCCTTAAAAAATATCCCATTTTTTCGCTAAAAGATGAAATACTAGCAAACCCCGATCTAGGTGTAGTGATAAATGCTGCAAATGAGATTGGAGTATTTAGCTTTTTAGAGAAAAAATGTTCGTTTTTGGATATCTCAAGGCTGATTTTAGGCTCAATGAAAAAATTTAGAAATTTAAAGATCGATAGTCAAGATGAAATTTTTGAAGTTGATAAAGAAGTTAGAAATTACGCAAAAAGGATGTTAAATGCAAAGGTATGA
- a CDS encoding restriction endonuclease: MLPSYKDMMLPILEFVAQKKEANRAEISKFIIEYFKLKDEDLLQKIKRGTPTYINRTDWALSYLATTAQIKSRPEKVPLQKVGRSLFAITNFGKELVSSKDKKSKFLTWYDEIYKQEIRQEKKEATENTPDDNIDEALCKIKEELKSEILSSILEKEPRFFEYLVTKLLEKMNYGAGNLTNKGPDGGIDGIIDEDELGLSKIYIQAKRYKDGSNIRRPEIQQFIGAISNKNTKKGVFITTAKFTKEAENFAKDNQNFSVVLIDGDKLAELMIKYKVGVQTSQIYEICKIDTDFFEENNF, from the coding sequence ATGTTACCAAGCTATAAAGATATGATGCTACCTATTTTAGAATTTGTCGCACAAAAGAAAGAGGCAAATAGAGCTGAAATTTCTAAATTTATAATTGAGTACTTTAAGCTAAAAGACGAAGATCTTTTGCAAAAAATAAAAAGAGGAACTCCAACTTATATAAATCGTACCGACTGGGCTTTATCCTATCTGGCTACAACAGCTCAAATAAAATCAAGGCCAGAAAAAGTGCCGCTTCAAAAAGTTGGTAGAAGCCTATTTGCTATAACAAATTTTGGCAAAGAGCTAGTAAGTAGTAAGGACAAAAAGAGCAAATTTCTCACTTGGTACGATGAAATTTACAAACAAGAGATAAGGCAAGAGAAAAAAGAAGCCACGGAAAATACCCCAGATGACAATATAGATGAAGCGCTTTGCAAGATAAAAGAAGAGCTAAAAAGTGAAATTTTATCTAGCATTTTAGAAAAAGAGCCAAGATTTTTTGAATACCTTGTAACAAAGCTACTTGAAAAGATGAATTATGGAGCTGGAAATCTTACGAACAAAGGCCCAGACGGCGGAATAGATGGCATCATAGACGAAGATGAACTTGGACTTTCTAAAATTTATATCCAAGCAAAAAGATACAAAGACGGCAGTAATATCCGTAGGCCAGAGATTCAGCAGTTTATCGGCGCTATTTCAAATAAAAATACTAAAAAAGGTGTCTTTATCACTACGGCAAAATTTACCAAAGAAGCTGAAAATTTCGCCAAAGATAATCAAAATTTTAGCGTAGTTTTAATAGATGGCGACAAGCTTGCAGAGCTAATGATAAAATACAAAGTCGGCGTTCAGACAAGCCAAATATATGAAATTTGCAAAATCGATACCGATTTTTTTGAGGAAAATAATTTTTAA
- a CDS encoding uracil-xanthine permease family protein: MQRYEGYKFDPKQSLIGVQFLFVAFGALVLVPILTGLDANVALFTAGLGTLLFQLITRKNVPPIFLASSFAFIAPLQYGIEKWGIAVTMGGVIFAGFFYVALSLVVRFGGEKILHKILPPVVVGPVIMTIGLILAPNAVKMATSATGIYTQNEAMIVAGISLVATILVMMLGRGMFRLIPILLGIITGYIVAYCFGMVDFTPIFNAPWFRMPNFTTPKFEFEAIIYMIPIAIAPAIEHIGDMLAISNVTKEDFLKNPGLKNTLLGDGLATSLAAFFGGPPNTTYSEVTGAVSLTKAYNPAIMTFAAITAIVLAFVGKLGAVLSTIPAPVIGGIMLLLFGIIASVGMETLIKNKVDLADPRNMIIVALIFIFAIGGMVLDLGAVKFSGIGLGAVTGIVLNLLLPKTKHYEGY; encoded by the coding sequence ATGCAAAGGTATGAGGGTTATAAATTTGATCCAAAGCAAAGCTTAATCGGCGTTCAGTTTTTATTTGTCGCCTTTGGTGCACTGGTATTAGTGCCGATACTTACGGGACTAGATGCAAATGTAGCTCTCTTTACGGCTGGTCTTGGCACGCTACTTTTTCAGCTAATAACTAGAAAAAACGTCCCGCCTATTTTTTTAGCAAGCTCCTTTGCTTTTATCGCGCCACTTCAGTACGGTATCGAAAAATGGGGCATAGCCGTGACGATGGGAGGCGTTATATTTGCTGGATTTTTCTATGTTGCTTTAAGTCTTGTGGTCCGCTTTGGTGGAGAGAAAATTTTGCATAAAATTTTGCCTCCAGTTGTCGTTGGGCCGGTCATCATGACAATAGGCCTTATCCTTGCTCCAAATGCCGTCAAAATGGCAACATCAGCCACTGGAATTTATACTCAAAATGAGGCGATGATAGTTGCTGGCATTTCGCTAGTGGCTACTATTTTGGTAATGATGCTTGGGCGTGGCATGTTTAGGCTTATACCTATTTTACTTGGTATTATCACCGGATACATCGTAGCTTACTGCTTTGGCATGGTTGATTTTACCCCTATCTTTAATGCACCTTGGTTTAGAATGCCAAATTTCACCACACCAAAATTTGAGTTTGAAGCGATCATTTATATGATACCTATCGCTATCGCTCCAGCGATCGAGCACATAGGCGATATGCTTGCTATCTCAAATGTCACAAAAGAGGATTTTCTAAAAAATCCAGGCCTTAAAAACACACTCCTTGGAGATGGTCTTGCCACTTCACTTGCTGCTTTTTTTGGTGGCCCGCCAAATACTACATACTCAGAGGTCACAGGCGCAGTTAGCCTTACAAAAGCTTATAATCCAGCGATCATGACCTTTGCAGCGATCACTGCCATCGTGCTAGCCTTTGTTGGCAAGCTAGGAGCGGTGCTTTCAACTATCCCAGCCCCAGTCATCGGTGGCATCATGCTGCTACTTTTTGGCATCATCGCAAGCGTTGGTATGGAGACACTTATAAAAAATAAAGTCGATCTTGCAGACCCTAGAAATATGATAATCGTAGCTCTCATCTTTATCTTTGCCATAGGCGGCATGGTGCTTGACCTTGGAGCGGTTAAATTTTCAGGTATAGGGCTTGGCGCGGTTACTGGCATAGTTTTAAATTTGCTTTTACCAAAGACAAAGCATTACGAAGGATATTAA
- a CDS encoding fumarate reductase iron-sulfur subunit has translation MSRKITIKAFKYNPLSKISKPHFATYELEETDGMTLFIALNMIREKFDPDLSFDFVCRAGICGSCGMLVNGKPRLACRTLTKDFESGVIELMPLPVFKLLKDLSVDTGNWMNAMSKRVESWIHTDHETDISKLEEKVEPEVAQEVFELDRCIECGICVAACGTAIMRPDFIGAVGLNRVARFKIDALDKRTDEDFYELIGDDDGVFGCMTLLGCEDNCPKHLPLQSRIAYMRRKMAAIK, from the coding sequence ATGAGTAGAAAAATAACCATAAAAGCATTTAAATATAATCCATTAAGCAAAATTTCAAAACCACATTTCGCGACCTACGAGCTAGAAGAGACTGATGGCATGACATTATTTATCGCGTTAAATATGATTCGCGAGAAATTTGATCCAGATCTTAGCTTTGACTTTGTTTGTCGTGCTGGAATTTGTGGAAGTTGTGGCATGCTTGTAAATGGTAAGCCAAGATTAGCTTGTAGAACTCTTACTAAAGATTTTGAAAGCGGAGTAATCGAGCTTATGCCTTTGCCAGTTTTTAAGTTACTAAAAGACTTAAGCGTAGACACTGGCAACTGGATGAATGCGATGAGTAAGCGTGTGGAGAGCTGGATACACACAGATCACGAGACCGATATCTCTAAGCTTGAGGAAAAGGTTGAGCCTGAAGTGGCTCAAGAGGTATTTGAGCTTGACCGCTGCATCGAGTGCGGTATCTGCGTGGCTGCATGCGGTACGGCTATCATGAGGCCTGATTTCATCGGTGCGGTTGGACTTAACCGCGTAGCTAGGTTTAAAATCGACGCGCTTGATAAACGAACCGATGAGGACTTTTATGAGCTTATCGGCGACGATGACGGCGTATTTGGCTGTATGACTTTGCTAGGCTGTGAAGACAACTGCCCTAAACACCTCCCACTTCAAAGCCGCATAGCTTATATGCGTAGAAAAATGGCTGCTATAAAGTAG
- a CDS encoding phosphatidate cytidylyltransferase produces MQSRIITGVLMFVAILVVFFIDNYILNFILLGAVLYFAFNESLKLYNIDHKQLVFAALAFYVLTYFTNPIFIAILAIMLVASILAHIKSENLKLVAPFVYPTTPIFMMWMLYSEYGVGYLVWLILSVVASDSGAFFVGKMFGKHPLSPSSPNKTIEGAAGGVAIGTVIGCIVGNFVTEGFFQILFSSFLVCVFAVWGDLFESYLKRLCGVKDSGSLFPGHGGMLDRIDGYLFGVVALLWSLSW; encoded by the coding sequence ATGCAATCTCGCATAATCACTGGCGTTTTGATGTTTGTTGCTATTTTAGTAGTTTTTTTTATTGATAATTATATTTTAAATTTTATCTTGCTCGGCGCTGTGCTTTATTTTGCATTTAATGAGTCGCTCAAGCTTTATAATATCGATCACAAACAGCTAGTTTTTGCCGCACTTGCTTTTTACGTGCTTACATATTTTACAAATCCAATATTCATAGCGATCCTTGCTATCATGCTAGTTGCTTCGATCCTGGCTCACATAAAAAGTGAAAATTTAAAGCTAGTCGCACCTTTTGTATATCCGACTACGCCGATCTTTATGATGTGGATGCTTTACTCAGAGTATGGCGTAGGCTATCTTGTATGGCTTATTTTAAGCGTAGTTGCAAGCGATAGTGGTGCATTTTTTGTTGGCAAAATGTTTGGCAAACATCCACTTAGCCCAAGCTCACCAAACAAAACAATAGAAGGCGCAGCAGGCGGCGTAGCAATAGGCACTGTGATTGGTTGCATCGTTGGAAATTTTGTCACCGAAGGATTTTTCCAAATTTTATTCTCAAGCTTTTTAGTCTGCGTGTTTGCAGTTTGGGGAGATCTGTTTGAGAGTTACTTAAAAAGACTTTGCGGCGTCAAAGATAGTGGTTCGCTCTTCCCAGGACACGGCGGCATGCTTGATAGGATAGATGGCTATTTATTTGGTGTAGTAGCCCTACTTTGGTCGCTCTCGTGGTAA